The following DNA comes from Weissella koreensis KACC 15510.
AAAGTTATGATTAATTGTGTTGAGAGGGGAACACCTAAACAACAACATATTCATACTACCTACTCCTAAAAAAGAAAATGGTGTCGCTCTCTGAGTGACATTATTTTTTTACCTCAAAATAAAATATGTTAAAAAACTTATTATTAATTTAAGGTAGAAAAGTTATGATTAATTGTGTTGAGAGGGAATGCCTAAACAACATATTCATACTACCTACTCCTTAAAAAAGAAATAGTGCCGCTTCCTGGGTGGCATTATTTTTTTGCCTCAAAATAAAATATTTTTAAAGAACTTATTATTAATTTAAGGTAGAAAAGTTATGATTAATTGTGTTGAGAGGGGAATACCTAAACAACATATTCATACCTACCTACTCCTAAAAATATATGAATTATATGAAAGGCTTGCGCTTAACCACCGTAAGCCTTTTATTTTGTTATAATATAATAAAGAGTAATAAGAAATTGAGGAGTTCAATATGGCAATCTATGATCCAACCAAGCGTCCCACTGATGCTTATGACACACACACACATTTAAACGATGAGAAACTTTGGATTGACCCAGAGGCGTACTGGGCACGTGCACGCGAATATCGTGTAATGGAAATGAATGTCGTCGGTTATAATAAGCTTGGAAATGAGCGAGCAATTGAGCTAGCTAAAAAACTTGAAGGGGTTCATGCTACTGTTGGTTGGCAAACGGAAGATCTTGTTAATTTTAATAGTCAAGAAATGGCCATTTTGGAAGAACAATTAGCTGACCCCAATGTAGTTGGAATTGGTGAAACTGGACTAGACTATTATTGGCCTGAAAATCCAGGACATGAGGTTCAAAAGGGAGCATTGAAGAATCAACTTTATCTAGCTAATTCAATGCATAAACCAGTTACTATTCATTCACGCGATGCCTTTGATGATACATATGATATTTTGAGTAATAGTAATGTTAAAGATTTTGGTGGAGTGATGCATTCCTTTACTGGAGGACCTGAAGAGGCTAAACGATTCCTTGATTTAGGAATGTATATTTCGTTTTCTGGAATTGTAACCTTTAATAATGCTCAAGATATTAAAGATGCAGCTAAAGTTGTGCCATTAGATCGTATATTAGTAGAGACTGATGCACCATTCTTAGCACCAGTCCCAATGCGTGGTAAAACTAACGAACCAATGTTTGTAAAATATGTATTGGAAAATTTGGCAGAACAATTAGACATGCCATACAATGACTTAGCTAAAGTTACAACCGAAAATGCTCATCGTCTTTGGAAAACAAATAATGAGAATTAATGAAATTATCGTAGTTGAAGGTAAGTCTGATACTGCTAAAATTAAACGAGCGGTTGATGCTGATACGATTGAAACTAATGGATCAGCACTCGATGAGTTAACGCAAAAAACGATTGAACGTGCAGCTAAAACGCGAGGGGTAATTGTTTTTACTGATCCTGATTTTAATGGTGAACGTATTCGTAAAATTGTCACACAAATTGCACCTAATGCAAAGCATGCTTTTTTAACTAAGGATCAAGCTGGTGCAAATATTAAACATCATAGTTTAGGTATTGAGTATGCAACATTGAATAATATTCAAACGATCCTAGCACAAGTAGCTGGTAATGATATTGTAGAAATTTCATCCAATATTACTAAACAGGATTTATTAGAATGGGGTTTAATTAATGGACCACAGGCAGGCGCTAGACGAACTTATTTATCAGAGCGTTTAAATTTAGGGTATGTTAATGGTAAGCAATTTATGAAAAGAATCCAGATGTTCGGTATTCAAAAAGAAGAACTATTAAAAATTTTGACCGAGCTAGATTAATTTAATTTTAAAGGAGCAGAAGAATGACAGCTAATTATCCCGATATTGCGACACCATTGCGAACGCAAGCCATTATGAATCAATATGGCATCAATACTAAAAAGTCCTTGGGGCAAAATTTTTTAACAGATTTAAATATTTTAAAGAACATTGTTTTAGCTGGGAACGTTACTAAAGATGATAATGTAATTGAAATTGGGCCTGGAATTGGGGCTTTAACCGAACAATTAGCTCGAGCAGCTAAAGAAGTAGTTGCTTTTGAAATTGACGAACGGTTAATTTCGGTGTTAGGTGATACATTATCACCATATGATAATATTAAAATTATCAATCAAGATATTCTAAAAGTTGATCTAATGTCAGCAGTGCAAGAAAATTTCACTGACCCTAGTGCTCCTTTAAAGATTGTTGCCAATTTGCCTTACTACATTACAACTCCCATCCTAATGCAAATTTTAGAATCAGGAATTGAAGTTGATGCCATTGTAGTAATGATGCAAAAGGAGGTTGCGGATCGCTTAGCAGCTGAACCAGGTACGAAAGAATATGGATCATTGTCATTGACTGTACAATATCGTGTTCAGGCGCGGGTTGCTTTTTATGTCGATCGAACTTCATTTATTCCAAATCCAAATGTTGATTCAGCAATCGTAGTACTTGAACCTAGAGAACCGTTAGAAATTTTGCCTGATAATGAACAACGTTTATTTAAGTTATTTAAAATCGGCTTCGCAATGCGACGCAAAACATTATGGAACAATTTAACGACTGCTTTCGGTAAGAATGGTGGGATGCAAGATAAATTATTAGATGCTTTAGAAATATCGAAAATTAATCCAAAAATTCGGGCGGAAAAGTTAACGTTAGAAGAGTTTATTACATTACAAAATGCATTAACTGAAGTTGGTGTGTATTAAAAATTGTTTGAAGATGTTAAAATAAAACAAATTTAATGTGGAGTTAATCTAATCCTTTAATCCATTAAATTTATGGATTAAGGTTGTGTAAATAGTATTAATTCAGTATAATTGTTGTACTTGAAATGAAAAGAACATAAAAAAGAAAGAGGTATTTTATCCTATGGATTCTGCGTCCATTATCTATAATTTAATTGCAATTGTTGTGATCTTATTATTGGCGGTCTTATTTACTTTGACCGAATATTCGTTGGTGAAAGTCCGGCCAAGCGCTTTGAAAGCAATGGCCGAAGCTGGAGAAGGTAAACCAAGCCGTAATTTGGTCGGAGCGCTTCATATGACGGAGCATCTGACTGAATATCTTTCAACGGCCCAGGTGGGAATTACGTTGACGAGTTTGATTTTAGGTTGGATTGGTGAGGCTTTTATTGCTTCTTTGATCCTTTCAACCCATATCTTACCAAAAGAATTAGCCCACCCAGTCGCATCAATTGGTGCAATTTTGATATTTACCTTTATTCATGCGGTCTTTACAGATTTGGTACCAAAGAATATTGCGATTGACAAACCAGTTCGAACACTGTTATTGATTGTTCGTCCGGTTCGGTTCTTCCACGTGATATTATATCCCTTAATCTATATCTTCGATCGTGCTGCTGCGTCAATCACTAAATTATTAGGTTTCAGTGCGCATCCAGATGAAGATATTTATTCACAAAATGAAATCATATCTTTATCTGAGGATGCGGCACAAGCTGGTGAACTAGATGCAGAAGATGTGGCCTTCATGAAACGGGCCTTTGAGATGAATGATAAGGTCGCAGCTGACATTATGATTGATCGTACTCAATTAGATGTAATTGATGTAACGGCCACTATTGGTGAAGCTGTTTCTCTGTATTTAGAAGATAAATTTTCACGTTTACCAGTAGTTGCTAATAATGACAAAGATAAAATTTTAGGTTATGTCTTTAGTTATGACTTGGTACGGCAAATGCGAATCAATCCAGAAGCATCAGTCCGGATTGTTTTACGTAATATTCCAAATGTGTCCGAGAATCAAGACATCCAAGATATCTTGGAAGAAATGATTACCCATCGAGCACCGATTGTGGTCGTTAAAGATGAATATGGTGGAACTTCTGGAATTGTAACTGATAAAGATATATATGAAGAGTTATTTGGAACGGTACGTGATGAAATTGATGATGTTTCTGATGACTTGATTGAAAAAATTGCATCTGATGATGAAGGCAGAATGCATTATAAAGTTAATGGTAAATTAACCTTATTTGATTTTGAAAGATATTTCAAAGTTGACATCAAAGCCTTTAGCGATTCAGAAATGGTTACCTTAACTGGATTTATTTTAGACAAGGATCCTGATGTATCTGTAGGCAACGAATATGTTGTTTCGCACTTTAAGATCATTCCTTTGGACTATAAAGATGCATATATCAATGAATTTGAAGTAGTTAATTTAAATGAAGATGACATTGTTAAAATATATGATGATCAAAATGTAACAACAGCTGGTTAAAAAATAAAAGCCCCCTAGTTTTTCTATAATAAAACTAGGGGGCTTTTTTATATATAAAAATAACCCTCTAATCTAAGTTGAGATTAGGGAGTTATTGAAAGTCCATGTATTATAAAGTATGTATAAGAATTAGAAATCTAATTCAATGTTTTTGGTTAAAATATCAGTATAACTAAATGAAGCACGATCAAATTGATCACCATCTTGTTTTAAATCTAAAACAAAGACAGAACGGAAAGTCTCACGAACAATGGCCTCATGTTCAATATTACGGTGACGACTTTCGTGTGTAGTTAAAGTAACTGATTCTCCAATATGGGCATCAAGTGTATCTTTAATATCTGCTAATGCGGATGGCATAATTCACACTTCCTTTCATGCAAGGATGACCTCGCTTTGAATAAATTGGTATATGAACCAATTTATGAATCTTATAGGATGTAACTAGACTAAGCACCATTAATCATTATACAACATTTTTATC
Coding sequences within:
- a CDS encoding TatD family hydrolase; amino-acid sequence: MAIYDPTKRPTDAYDTHTHLNDEKLWIDPEAYWARAREYRVMEMNVVGYNKLGNERAIELAKKLEGVHATVGWQTEDLVNFNSQEMAILEEQLADPNVVGIGETGLDYYWPENPGHEVQKGALKNQLYLANSMHKPVTIHSRDAFDDTYDILSNSNVKDFGGVMHSFTGGPEEAKRFLDLGMYISFSGIVTFNNAQDIKDAAKVVPLDRILVETDAPFLAPVPMRGKTNEPMFVKYVLENLAEQLDMPYNDLAKVTTENAHRLWKTNNEN
- the rnmV gene encoding ribonuclease M5 gives rise to the protein MRINEIIVVEGKSDTAKIKRAVDADTIETNGSALDELTQKTIERAAKTRGVIVFTDPDFNGERIRKIVTQIAPNAKHAFLTKDQAGANIKHHSLGIEYATLNNIQTILAQVAGNDIVEISSNITKQDLLEWGLINGPQAGARRTYLSERLNLGYVNGKQFMKRIQMFGIQKEELLKILTELD
- the rsmA gene encoding 16S rRNA (adenine(1518)-N(6)/adenine(1519)-N(6))-dimethyltransferase RsmA, which codes for MTANYPDIATPLRTQAIMNQYGINTKKSLGQNFLTDLNILKNIVLAGNVTKDDNVIEIGPGIGALTEQLARAAKEVVAFEIDERLISVLGDTLSPYDNIKIINQDILKVDLMSAVQENFTDPSAPLKIVANLPYYITTPILMQILESGIEVDAIVVMMQKEVADRLAAEPGTKEYGSLSLTVQYRVQARVAFYVDRTSFIPNPNVDSAIVVLEPREPLEILPDNEQRLFKLFKIGFAMRRKTLWNNLTTAFGKNGGMQDKLLDALEISKINPKIRAEKLTLEEFITLQNALTEVGVY
- a CDS encoding hemolysin family protein gives rise to the protein MDSASIIYNLIAIVVILLLAVLFTLTEYSLVKVRPSALKAMAEAGEGKPSRNLVGALHMTEHLTEYLSTAQVGITLTSLILGWIGEAFIASLILSTHILPKELAHPVASIGAILIFTFIHAVFTDLVPKNIAIDKPVRTLLLIVRPVRFFHVILYPLIYIFDRAAASITKLLGFSAHPDEDIYSQNEIISLSEDAAQAGELDAEDVAFMKRAFEMNDKVAADIMIDRTQLDVIDVTATIGEAVSLYLEDKFSRLPVVANNDKDKILGYVFSYDLVRQMRINPEASVRIVLRNIPNVSENQDIQDILEEMITHRAPIVVVKDEYGGTSGIVTDKDIYEELFGTVRDEIDDVSDDLIEKIASDDEGRMHYKVNGKLTLFDFERYFKVDIKAFSDSEMVTLTGFILDKDPDVSVGNEYVVSHFKIIPLDYKDAYINEFEVVNLNEDDIVKIYDDQNVTTAG
- a CDS encoding Veg family protein — translated: MPSALADIKDTLDAHIGESVTLTTHESRHRNIEHEAIVRETFRSVFVLDLKQDGDQFDRASFSYTDILTKNIELDF